In Babesia microti strain RI chromosome IV, complete genome, the sequence GATGGATCTAATCTAGGCTGTAAAAGATTTTTTAGATATATATGACGGCAACTTTTAATGCCCGTTGGAATAAGAAAGTAATTTGTCGTGAAAAGAATCTCTCGAGCATTTATCTGGAAACGACATTTTGTATGGTACAAGAATGGATTGGTTTTCTGAATAAGTTATACTAACTCGTATCTCTTCCcatgaaaataataattttatcccttattttttgtatctTCATATTATCATTGATTTCGGTGTTTAATTGGAGTCGCCCAGTTCCCGTCTGGAAACAAACCAGCCTATGAACTCCAGATTTCTAGGTAATGCATTATATACCTCATTtctgatgatattgaaacGGGTCATAGTAGATTGGCCCCATTCTCGGATTTCCCCCGTTTTAAAAACAGCTATTTTAGCACACTTCTTCATAAGCCAAAACTTACGCCTTCGTACAACGGTACATCATCATTCCCAAATGCTGAATTAATGATTCATAAAAACAATGTGGTATTAAACTTACCTGATGTATTGACTATTGTATATTGATTCCCCTTAGGCTTATCATTCTCACTTTCAAATGAACCTTCGAACTTCCCAGATCTGTTTGTTTCAATCCTGCTAAAGAATGAATCCTCTGTAACTTTTTTGGcctatattaaacaaataacatTGAGACAGATAATTTACACTTACAATTGATGAGAATGGCGTTTCAAAAGTATTAGTCCCATTGAGAAGGGATGAATCAGGAAGTACACGCCTAGAAATATAAGTGTGGTGTGTGAATAAGTTAAATCATGGGTCCATATACTTACTTCATAGATTTAAGCTCACATTCTTCTTTTTCAGATGTTTCTGGTGCTGATTTTTCTGAATAAAACGATGTCAGGCCTTTTTCATCTCCCTTTCCATCTTTAAACTGCTTTTCCTTATCATTTTCAGTAAGCTTGTACTCACTTTCGCCAGTAGGTTTCTCAGAAACATcgttaatttttttatttaagTCATTCTTAACATTGTGTTTATGATAAGAAGCCACTTTTTCGGCGTCTTTCTCTTGCTCCTCTGGCTCATTATCCCCCGCCATGATTCAGCCACACGCTATATAGTACCGTGCCACATCTTGCATACTAACGAACGAAGAGCGTGATATATCGCGATTAAAACAAAAGTAAGTACTAAACTACAGTTTATAAATACGTATTATCATGCTATTAGCTGAGTTGGTCTGCAATTGTGATAGGGCTAATAAAGGGGGGTTTTAACCCAAGTTTGATCGACCTttcaatgtatataattttcaccTTGAAACCAATCAGTATAATGTGCAAATACTGCACTAATGGCATAACTGTCATTCGTTGTTCTTTGTTGTT encodes:
- a CDS encoding conserved Plasmodium protein, unknown function (overlaps_old_locusTagID:BBM_III07530) — encoded protein: MAGDNEPEEQEKDAEKVASYHKHNVKNDLNKKINDVSEKPTGESEYKLTENDKEKQFKDGKGDEKEKSAPETSEKEECELKSMKRVLPDSSLLNGTNTFETPFSSIAKKVTEDSFFSRIETNRSGKFEGSFESENDKPKGNQYTIVNTSAFGNDDVPLYEGKCAKIAVFKTGEIREWGQSTMTRFNIIRNEKSGVHRLVCFQTGTGRLQLNTEINDNMKIQKIRDKIIIFMGRDTKNQSILVPYKMSFPDKCSRDSFHDKLLSYSNGH